The following DNA comes from Astatotilapia calliptera chromosome 6, fAstCal1.2, whole genome shotgun sequence.
CGTAATGTAGCTTCATTTTCTTCTAAATAAATAGCGCGTATCATTTTCCCAACATCCTTTGAGAGCCCCTTTATAGTGGGCTGTTAACAGCTGGTTACACAGTGTCGGGGAAACATTTCACCAGTCTCTTCCTAAAGCACCAGACATATGTAGATACATGCTACAAATATACATATCTATTATTTTGACATCATTAGTTATAGTTTTAGATCTAGTtcgttctttatttatttattaatagatTTTGTCTACACGTGACAACTAAAATCTGCATGACAACATGATGTCTTCAATCCTCATAAAGCTAAAACCAGTGTATTAGTTAAAAAGTTCTACTATGCTATTATGTGCTAGTTAcacgttttatattttatatttatacatatataaatatgataAATCTCATCTTGCTCACGAGCGCATAAAACAGCACTCACGCTCAATGAGTATCAGGGCTGCACTTGAGACGTAGTTAACAAGAACTCGTACACACTCAAGATTAAGAGAGTTTTTCTAAAGCAGCCTGAcattcattacattttattacacaATAGAAGAAGAGCAACACGAATACTCCAGAAATCTGAACTTGCTCCTTGAAGTTTGCCAGAATAAGTGGTTTAAATGATATCCAGCACAATTAAATGATCATAGTCTTCACTTAATTACTACAATATAATTAAATATTCACCGGCACACATGAGAGTGCATATAATTAAAACGCTTGCGCGCAACAAAAGACAATATCTCTGCCACACTGTTATGTCTGCTGGGCAGACACGTGAGAGCCGAAGCCATTCCCCAGCACCTTCACCTGTAACGTCCTTTTTCACAACCCAAAGAAACAGCTGTCCGCTTCACAGTCAGGAACCCATAATGCACCGGGAGCCCCTGTGCATGCCTGGTGTTGGGGTTTAATTGGATATTAGTATCCAGCAGTGTCTGAATTAATCAAATCATTTCCATCCATTAATTTAGTGGAGGAACATACAATTAAAGCCTTATTAGCGTGCTCTCAGGAGTATGCCTTTTCATCCCTCTGCAGAACATTGAGAGTTGGCCAGAGTCCAGCGTGAAGCCTTCTCCTTGCTCGAATCCGGTGCCTCTTCACGACGTGCTCTCGTTTAATCTATAGAAACCGGCTGCgagtttaaaacaaatgaaagtgtCTGTCAGCGCTGGGCAACTTTCCTGTTGCTGGGCTGAAAGCTACAAGTTTCAGGAAGGGCttatttaaattgaaaaaaGCATTGTTGGCTTCGAGTTGTCGGATTATGAAATTATAAGGTTAGCACTGACAAGTTTTAGAGAAATTCTATGTGGTGAAAAATTGCTGTGAAAACCAACACAAAAATGCCCTAAATAGGGTGAAAAGAGATTTGGAGATTTAGGCTGTGAGCAAACATAATCCAGAGCCCTAATGTAGGTCATTTTATGATCATTACCATATTTATATATCTTCAAAACTGCAGCgcactattttttttcctcaaaaaaatcaaataaatacagaaatgataCATTTATAACACATATATTAAATGAACATCTCAGCATTCAAGCTTCtaataacatgtaatatttcATTCTACTTTATCCTAGCATTAGGTTTAAATTAAAcatcacacaaatacaaatattcCAGGACTCCTTTTTCCCCCTTCCTCCTCTGTTCTGAATCTAAGTTAAAACATTTTGCACAAAGTAATCCAGACTGCTCAGATGAGCagccatttttaattaaaaccatTTACAGAGGAAAccaaagtgagaaaaaaaagagccaagGGATTTAACACTCTGTCATCCAAGGCTTCAGCGGATCAAAGAGTTTTAGTTGTGCTTTTTAATGGTTACGTAACATTTTTGCCTATGAAATATTGGGCCCGGGTACCATGCAGTCAGTCCAAAGCTGGACAGTACCACAGATTTTCCCGCAGTGCTCTTTCAAATTTCAGGCAGGATACACTAAGCCTGTGTTTATGCCTAAATAAGTATAGCTGTCAATCAATGCAGCACCAGTAGTACAACAGGAAACTGAAAGAAGGCAGTAACCTCTGAAGAAAAAACGCAGTCTTGCCTTCTGCctaatgcatatatatatatatatatatatatatatatatacacatgtgtatGTATACAgtatgcgtgcgtgtgtgtgcgtgcatgtattGTATGTACACATGTATATTTGCATCTGTCTGCTTCCCTGTCTGCCTGACTGCCTGCCATGTGGCCCACCTCGTACTGTCATCCTGTCTGACATTAGGGCTAAGCTGGATCTCATTAGGACCAAGGTGGCAGTGATCCCGTCAACATCGCTTTGGCTCCTGCCATATGGGTCGCCTCCAAGGTAACCGGGCTGTATCAGTCTCCTCAGAGCTGCAAGCCTTGTTATagcacatgcacaaacaagCAGACGCAGTATCTACTTTCTAGGCAAGTGTGTACGTATGAAGCTGAAAAGCGCGTCAAACGGGAGAAAGCGTGTAATTTTGATATGATAATCAGGCCAAATGTTTTAGATGAAAGAGAAATAAACACTGTCACAGATACACACAGGGGCAGGCACAGAGCACAGAGTGCTTGCTATCTATGTTTAACACATAAAAGGACAAAAATTAcaccaagacaaaaacattttttgtgaaCAAGGTTAAAAGGAATTCATCGGGTTATCTTGTGTCACTGAATGATGGTTATTATAAGTACATAAACTTTTAATACAGGGGTGTCAAACCCATTGTAGATCACAGACCACATGCAGCCTAATTTGATTTAAGTGTTATATTTCTTTCAGCGTGCATGGACTAACTATTCATGTTTAATGAACCCTCCGTTTACACAACAGAAGATGAGCAGAATTTTAAGGAATCTTAAGAAATTTAAGTGCAATTTcaacctttttttctgtttttccacatcAGTCGGATTACATTCATTAGAAACAAAACACCAGCGTCGGCACGGCTCTTTGCCTTAACCACCTTCCCCTGAAGGCGTATGGCTGGCTAAGGGTAACGTCTTTGTCAGTAAGCAGGCTGTAAAAACGATGTTTCAGATCTTTGTCTCAGATTAAATTAACAGTCCAGACAATCACTCCCATAACATGAGCCTATCTTAACGAGCTGCAGACAGAATACTTCCTGGTGCAAAGCGCACTGAAAAATGCTGCTCTCCTTCTCCACGATTTTCACTTCCGGCGGACCCTTTCACGAGCCTGTTCTGGCCCGCTCACCTTGTGTTTGACACCTCTCTTTTTAAGGTAAATTCTAAACAGAACAATCAACCCCTTAGAAGCAGTAGCAATTTTATAGATTACATTTATATTCTGCAGTAAATCATACTTCTAGTGATGACCTAATTGAATATCCAGTGATCAAGCACTTTATTATGCCAGctttttctaaaataatttccctcccaTCTGAACAATAGTAACTGAGCTGAAGAAAATGATAGAAAACGGCCGAGAAATCAAAAAGATCTGCagagggggttttttttcgtttggttttttttttttattaattcaatCAAGAAAACTTTTGATCTAATACATGTCCATTACGGGGTTCTGTGCAACATCTCGGCCCGAGCTCAGCTTGGACTTGGCATGATCAGTCAAACATAGCAAAGCAATGTACATCAAAATCCCAGCGGAGGCTCGGATACAGTGCTGCACTTATTTTACAGCAAGCGTCTGACTTTTATCAAAAGCGATCCAAGTAAGCAGGAAGTCATTTATGGTTTTGTTTAGTGCGTCTTTGCTCGAGCTCATAAAACCTGTGAATTTATGACATCCCCAAGCATAAATAGATTATAGCAAAGTGTATTTTATAAAGCACTAGGAGGCACTCtctgttatttaaaaacatttataatacGTGCAAATTCTCCATATACCACAAACCATTCTTTGacttactgtaaataaacagcagcatcCGTCACTGTTAGGCGAATATAGCAATGTATTTTCAGCAACACAACCGTGTGTTTTATGGCCTACGGTTGTGACATTCACTATTATTAATCGTGCTGATAATTCACCTCCTTCACATGCAGCCGGGACAGTAGAATACACTGGaaccacaacaactgtgtcAAAGTTCCACTATGTCAGATTGGCGGCTGttatagatttttttcccccctttggcctgtttgttttgttccaccccctccaccaccaccctcaCAAAAATCAACTGTTTATTTCATCAGTTTGGCAACCAAAGCCTGTGATCAATCATTCATAATTTATAATGCTGCCAAAGGCCTAGGGCCCATAAAAGCAGATATTTGCATTACACAAGGTCTCAGCTAGAACTTCTGATAACAGACCAATAAATTTTGTTATTGTACGTACACACAGGCCCCCTGATAAGAAGCAAACTTTGCCTCTGTTTTACAGTAGAACACAGGCCTGTAAGAAGAGAGACGATAATGTTGTGGTCACATGCTGCTACAACAATGACCTGGACCCTATCCTTTAATTCCTGTTCCCCCAGCCAGCATTCCGCTGCCTTTCCCAAgccctgttgttgttgttattattttgcaCTTCTCAAAGCAAACGCCCTAAATCCCCTGTGCAACAGGAGCCCCattacaaaaaaactaaacaaaaaactggCTCTCCATCTATGGGAGACTCTGGAGCGGCATACTATTATACAGGTacactgaagggaaaaaaacccccaaacatgaTTTGATATTTACacaaaacaggcacacacagagactgccTAAATACACCTTCTTCTTCCTTACCTCGACATGCCGTCCGAGATGCAGTTCTGACCCGGATATCCTTCACCTCTGGCTGCGAGAGACCCCTGGGATATGCCCGGGTGAGATTTCCACGACTCCATTAACGCCGTTACGGGTGAAATTAGATTCAACAAAGGGTTGGTCTGGTCCCTCACATCGTGCCGCGTGAAAGACATTGTTCCTTGCGCTCCAATCTGGTAATGGAATGAGTGTCCACCGGAATTAACTCCAACAATGGCGGATGTGGACATGCTGTTATTCTCTTGGTAATAGCTGCCATCTGTGGCTTCCTGCTTAACCCCTTTAGACAGGACATTGTTGGAGAACACATCAGACTCATAGTTCCCATTCACAGAGGAGACAGGGGGTCCTAAGATACCGGAAAGACTGTATTCATCAATGTTATTCCTCAGGGACAGATAAGTGGTCTCAGACGCAGAGAAGAGGCCAATCGATGGTGACTGCTCACCGTAGGGCTGTTGATTCATACATCCCTCACTTTTGTTTGGCTCACTCTTAATCTGCGTGATAAAGGGCGTGTTGCTCGCGTTACATTTGGAGCTGCCTAAACACATGCTCCTGAAGTCAGTCCCAGGCTCGTTCTTTATGTACTTAACCATCCCCATCTGATCTAAGCCGACATTGAACACCTCCCCGTCTACCATCTCTACTTTAGGGAACTCGAAATTCTTGAAGTCCGTTTCTCTGGTCAGCCCTGCTTCCGGGCTGCTCGTGTCATTCTGCACCAGACCCAGTCCGTCAGCAGGACTGGACACAGGAAACCCACCAGAGGAGGGGTTCTGTGGGCTGCTGGCAGTCATGTTGCCTGCTGTGGCCGGACTGGAGATGGAGGGCATTGCTGTGTTGCAGTTGTTGGTGGTTTTGCtagagcagctgccagctgTTGGGCTTGAGACAGAGGACCTAATGTTACATGTAGTGCTGCAGGATGGAGGGGATCTCACACTACTCATGCTCTGAGGACTGGACATGGGAGACCTCATGACATTGAGCGGGCTGGTGAGTGGCGGTGAGCCCACGGTGCTGGACTCCACAGGGCTACATGTGACTGAATTCCTGCGCTTGATGTTGGCTAGAGTTGCAGCACACGAAGTCTGGCTGACAGGGCTACTGACAGACGAGCACAGAGGCGCAAAGCACGTAGGAGGACTGGTGGTAGACGACACCATATTGTTGCTGCCTCCGGGGCTGGAAATGGCACTGGAGGTTTGGGGACTGCAGGACAGAGAAGAGGCCAGCATAGATGCTGAGCTAACCGGGGTCCCCGCGGTGCATTCTCTGGGAGTCGCGCTAGGCTGCTGGAAACCAAATGGCTTCAATTTGGGGCTCTTTGTGGGACCACATTGGTTCTCCTCTAAAGGCCGTCCACATGCTGGATACAGCTTTCCTGGGCTGGTATTGGCTCCCTGCTGGTTAAAAGCAAAATCTGCCTCCCTGGCAGCATTCATATACAGGCCCATAGACTCAGCCACAGTCTTGGAAAGCTCTTTGGAGTCCATTTCCTGCTTATGACCAAGGAGTGAGTTGTTGAAGTGTGGGAGAACAAATGGCTGGTTCTGGCTGAGCTGCAGCATTGGCTGCTCCTGCTTTTTTGTATTGTTGTCTTTGCAGTCGGTGGCCGGGCTTCCAGCAGGGCAGTTGACATTAACTATGTCCATCAGGATATCACTGCCAGTCAGACTTGAATCCTCTGTACTGCAGCAGTACTCCATAGTGCCAGGGACCTGAGGCCATCTGTTCTCTGTGTCCTTTCCATCAAAGAAACTTTGGTATCTTTTGGTCTCCATTGCTGGCTCATTGAGTTACCTAGTAAACAtggcaaacagacaaaaaacaaacaaaaacagggtCAGTCGAGCTACAATAGTTGGCAAAGGTTTTTAAGAGTATTACTTTCTGATAAAGAGACTATGTAAGATTACGTTACATATTAAAGGATTATgcaattttattttcctttaaaatctAATCAGTCTCCTGTTTATAGCTTATAAAAAGTTGCACTTAAGTGAAACCTaacaaggcagaaaaaaaacaatgtggaGGAACTGAAAGATTTCTGAGTGTGAAGCCCctgtttgattgttttatttacacGGGCAACATTTTTTAAGATTAAAGTgtctcatatttttttaaacaagttaaATCTAATAAAGTCCAAAATAAATCTGTACAGTATTTCCCTCTCACACATGATTCAAACCCCTTATCGGCGCACTACAGGGAATGCAGCGATAACTTAAAGAAACCCAGACCACAAGGGTTAATTTA
Coding sequences within:
- the nr3c2 gene encoding mineralocorticoid receptor, which gives rise to METKRYQSFFDGKDTENRWPQVPGTMEYCCSTEDSSLTGSDILMDIVNVNCPAGSPATDCKDNNTKKQEQPMLQLSQNQPFVLPHFNNSLLGHKQEMDSKELSKTVAESMGLYMNAAREADFAFNQQGANTSPGKLYPACGRPLEENQCGPTKSPKLKPFGFQQPSATPRECTAGTPVSSASMLASSLSCSPQTSSAISSPGGSNNMVSSTTSPPTCFAPLCSSVSSPVSQTSCAATLANIKRRNSVTCSPVESSTVGSPPLTSPLNVMRSPMSSPQSMSSVRSPPSCSTTCNIRSSVSSPTAGSCSSKTTNNCNTAMPSISSPATAGNMTASSPQNPSSGGFPVSSPADGLGLVQNDTSSPEAGLTRETDFKNFEFPKVEMVDGEVFNVGLDQMGMVKYIKNEPGTDFRSMCLGSSKCNASNTPFITQIKSEPNKSEGCMNQQPYGEQSPSIGLFSASETTYLSLRNNIDEYSLSGILGPPVSSVNGNYESDVFSNNVLSKGVKQEATDGSYYQENNSMSTSAIVGVNSGGHSFHYQIGAQGTMSFTRHDVRDQTNPLLNLISPVTALMESWKSHPGISQGSLAARGEGYPGQNCISDGMSSSPLRQPSSTAKVCLVCGDEASGCHYGVVTCGSCKVFFKRAVEGQHNYLCAGRNDCIIDKIRRKNCPACRVRKCLQAGMNLGARKSKKLKLKGVSEDLQGSKDGQTATGGAGGYLSSEKELNASAANALVPHRPGVVTPFLPPSICSVLELIEPEEVYSGYDNSQPDTTDHLLSSLNRLAGKQMVRMVKWAKVLPGFRSLPIEDQITLIQYSWMCLSSFCLSWRSYKHTNGQMLYFAPDLIFNEERMQQSAMYDLCLGMRQVSQEFVRLQLTYDEFLSMKVLLLLSTVPKEGLKNQAAFEEMRVNYIKELRRSVGKATNNSGQTWQRFFQLTKLLDAMHDLVGNLLDFCFYTFRESQALKVEFPEMLVEIISDQIPKVESGLTHTIYFHKK